From the genome of Acidobacteriota bacterium, one region includes:
- a CDS encoding sigma 54-interacting transcriptional regulator has translation MASDQAAVDRLVQAAAWAGVNTAFGALGRIVICLDAGFRVLHASPMLDELFGAGTAQAAERRAVADLLGDDLFGPDGTLRRALAGGERREGWRALLALGGERPRLMSISAAPVASADGVCDTRIRYLLVMRPAEDEGAAGDTPVVFGEMVARSPSMLRIFRLVDNLRDSEPTVLLTGESGTGKEVLARAIHGRSPRWNGPFVAVNCAALPGELLETEMFGHVRGAFTGAVRDREGRFEAASGGTLFLDEIGDMPLPMQVKLLRVLHARTFERVGESRTRHTDARIIAATNASLAQAIAEGRFREDFYYRLRVVAIEVPPLRDRLEDIEPLAIQVLGRVCDAHGRVLRFSPNALEVLLRYRWPGNVRELENVLEYAVAVARGQTIQREDLPDVLFAPAPTAPGAPPVTAAARTGGDDAALAAALDAHHWRRAETARALGISRATLWRRMREAGLES, from the coding sequence GTGGCTTCCGATCAGGCGGCGGTCGATCGGCTGGTCCAGGCGGCGGCATGGGCGGGAGTCAACACCGCCTTCGGCGCCCTCGGCCGCATCGTCATCTGCCTGGACGCCGGTTTCCGCGTGCTGCACGCGTCGCCGATGCTCGACGAGTTGTTCGGCGCCGGGACCGCGCAGGCGGCGGAGCGACGGGCTGTGGCCGATCTGCTCGGCGACGACCTGTTCGGCCCCGACGGCACGCTGCGCCGCGCGCTAGCAGGCGGGGAGCGGCGCGAGGGCTGGCGGGCCTTGCTGGCGCTTGGCGGGGAACGGCCACGGCTGATGTCCATCAGCGCCGCACCGGTGGCCTCGGCAGACGGCGTCTGCGACACCCGCATCCGGTATCTGCTTGTGATGCGGCCTGCTGAAGACGAAGGCGCTGCCGGCGACACGCCCGTGGTGTTCGGCGAGATGGTGGCGCGGTCGCCGTCGATGCTGCGGATCTTCCGCCTCGTGGACAATCTGCGCGACAGCGAGCCGACGGTCCTGCTCACCGGCGAGAGCGGCACGGGGAAGGAAGTGCTGGCGCGCGCGATCCACGGCCGCTCGCCTCGCTGGAACGGCCCGTTCGTGGCGGTGAACTGCGCCGCGCTGCCGGGCGAACTGCTCGAGACCGAGATGTTCGGCCACGTGCGCGGCGCCTTCACCGGCGCGGTCCGCGACCGCGAGGGCCGGTTCGAGGCCGCCAGCGGCGGGACGCTCTTCCTCGACGAGATTGGCGACATGCCGCTGCCGATGCAGGTAAAGCTGCTGCGCGTCCTGCACGCGCGGACCTTCGAGCGCGTCGGGGAAAGCCGGACGCGGCACACCGACGCCCGCATCATCGCCGCCACCAACGCGAGCCTGGCCCAGGCGATCGCCGAAGGGCGCTTCCGTGAAGATTTCTACTATCGCCTGCGCGTCGTCGCGATCGAGGTGCCCCCACTTCGCGACCGCCTCGAGGACATCGAGCCGCTCGCCATCCAGGTGCTCGGCCGCGTCTGCGACGCGCACGGCCGCGTGCTGCGGTTCTCGCCGAACGCCCTGGAGGTGCTGCTCCGGTATCGCTGGCCGGGCAACGTCCGGGAGCTCGAGAACGTCCTGGAGTACGCCGTCGCGGTCGCCCGGGGGCAGACCATCCAGCGCGAGGACCTGCCCGACGTGCTCTTCGCGCCGGCGCCAACAGCGCCGGGGGCGCCGCCCGTGACGGCGGCCGCGCGCACGGGAGGCGACGATGCCGCGCTCGCGGCAGCGCTCGACGCGCACCACTGGCGGCGCGCCGAGACGGCGCGTGCCCTCGGCATCAGCCGCGCGACGCTGTGGCGCCGCATGCGCGAAGCCGGCCTCGAGTCCTGA
- a CDS encoding GSU2204 family CXXCH-containing (seleno)protein gives MRSRITSVVATAVATLVLAQPLAAQTPAPAPAPTAPASAPAWEGMFSLGGSGFSTDGYQGRVAEYRVTDKDALASITALLWGEKNGFRYDITAINGGDSRGQNYAASVDIKRILKAHVTYRSLPHRLDHDTLDYVDGGSGIGGTFIVRHDDTDPTAQYEMKYGDLTAGVDLNLKNMTFFLGHERQTRGGSHQVMTVAHCANCHTVAFTKRYEEVTRTLTAGARLSLSAFTAEYTFTDRDYEDSGANPLFQYDNAIQPATLQDIFLNRVQYDDANGLLPVSSDPAIHKYSNTLRARLAMKDASLSGTFTQSHTENVDQNLAYDYTGGSTRLFVPLGKKMSVKADFRRYSLENDSVFVDVVEQTTPAGLSAGLTYSQAFPTAFPATFDFVRESSMNRTPTEFGVELSAQPARRTFLRFGYGFEAVEREYFEVEKTTTHTLYAAGRSAINKQVNARFRVQFENTEDPFLHHKAAIPAVLQPTPSPGLSPLTGLQYYTMYQSRQADLTSFPTQSLFAEGLLTVTPNERLAITGHYRWRDSQNDALGFSEWGRMTSAPGVDIWFAADDKWALTAGYVYQKEQLETLFSTLAFSG, from the coding sequence ATGCGCTCGCGAATCACCAGCGTGGTCGCCACGGCGGTGGCGACGCTCGTTCTTGCTCAGCCCCTGGCCGCCCAGACCCCGGCGCCGGCTCCGGCGCCGACCGCCCCCGCTTCCGCCCCGGCTTGGGAGGGCATGTTTTCCCTCGGCGGCTCCGGTTTCTCCACCGACGGCTACCAGGGCCGCGTGGCTGAGTATCGAGTAACCGATAAAGACGCCCTGGCATCAATCACCGCCCTGCTGTGGGGCGAGAAGAACGGGTTCCGATACGACATCACCGCCATCAACGGCGGCGACTCGCGCGGCCAGAACTACGCGGCCTCGGTGGACATCAAGCGGATCCTGAAGGCGCACGTCACCTACCGCAGCCTGCCCCACCGGCTCGACCACGACACGCTCGACTACGTGGACGGCGGCTCCGGCATCGGCGGCACCTTCATCGTCCGCCACGACGACACCGATCCCACGGCGCAGTACGAGATGAAATACGGCGACCTCACGGCCGGCGTGGACCTGAACCTCAAGAACATGACCTTCTTCCTGGGCCACGAACGCCAGACCCGAGGCGGCTCGCACCAGGTGATGACCGTGGCGCACTGCGCCAACTGCCACACGGTGGCCTTCACCAAGAGGTACGAGGAGGTGACGCGCACCCTCACGGCCGGTGCCCGCCTCTCGCTCTCCGCCTTCACCGCGGAGTACACGTTCACCGATCGTGACTACGAGGACAGCGGCGCCAACCCGCTGTTCCAGTACGACAATGCCATCCAGCCCGCCACGCTGCAGGACATCTTCCTCAACCGCGTGCAGTACGACGATGCGAACGGGTTGTTGCCGGTCTCGTCGGATCCGGCCATCCACAAGTACAGCAACACGCTGCGCGCCCGACTCGCCATGAAGGACGCGTCGCTCTCGGGCACCTTCACGCAGTCGCACACCGAAAACGTGGACCAGAACCTGGCCTACGACTACACCGGCGGCTCCACGCGGCTGTTCGTGCCCCTCGGCAAGAAGATGTCGGTGAAGGCCGACTTCCGCCGCTACTCGCTCGAGAACGACAGTGTGTTCGTGGACGTGGTGGAGCAAACCACGCCGGCCGGCCTCTCGGCCGGCCTCACCTATTCGCAGGCGTTCCCCACGGCGTTTCCGGCGACCTTCGACTTCGTTCGCGAATCGTCCATGAATCGCACGCCCACGGAGTTTGGCGTCGAGCTGAGCGCCCAGCCGGCCAGGCGCACCTTCCTGCGGTTTGGCTACGGCTTCGAGGCCGTCGAGCGTGAGTACTTCGAGGTGGAGAAGACCACCACCCACACCCTGTACGCCGCCGGGAGGAGCGCCATCAACAAGCAGGTGAACGCGCGGTTCCGCGTGCAGTTCGAGAATACCGAGGATCCCTTCCTGCACCACAAGGCCGCGATTCCGGCCGTGCTGCAGCCAACGCCCAGTCCCGGCCTCTCGCCGCTCACGGGCCTGCAGTACTACACGATGTACCAATCGCGCCAGGCCGACCTCACGTCGTTCCCCACGCAGAGCCTGTTCGCGGAGGGCCTGCTGACGGTGACGCCGAACGAGCGGCTGGCGATTACCGGGCACTACCGGTGGCGCGACAGCCAGAACGACGCGCTCGGTTTCTCGGAATGGGGACGCATGACCAGCGCACCTGGGGTGGACATCTGGTTTGCCGCCGACGACAAGTGGGCGCTCACAGCGGGCTACGTTTACCAGAAGGAGCAACTGGAGACGCTCTTCAGCACGCTCGCGTTTTCTGGTTGA
- a CDS encoding Fic family protein, whose product MRRNNLFSMPSPPEKLADSLDALRELQSRGSVAIRSGDLSRTHRQRLVQNGFLREVMKGWYVPARPDEAPGDSTAWYASFWDFCASYLTARFGDEWCLSPEQSLALQGGNRTVPGQLVVRTPRGGNKPTALPHGTSLFDVRNAMPPATEVNVIEGLRLFSVPAALTSVTEQFFQRASTDVRAAMASVKDASDILALLLEGGHSTIAGRLAGAFRNLGESRIADDIVKTMEKAGYTVNESDPFIDRRTMVATRAVSPYVNRVRLMWDAMRTPVLDVFPVAPGIPGNRDAYLRAVDDAYIADAYHSLSIEGYRVNAELIERVRSGSWNPAENTPDRQSRDALAARGYFDAFTSVKTSVRKVLGGSNAGEIVRDDHGDWYRQLFGPSVTAGIIRAADLAGYRTGPVYIRRSMHVPLPREAVRDCLPVLFDLLANEPEPAVRVVLGPFVFVYIHPYMDGNGRMGRFLMNLMLASGGYPWTVIPVERLGDYLPALESASVRQDITPFATFISDLVAARLRGGTAPAVPG is encoded by the coding sequence ATGCGACGCAATAACCTATTTTCTATGCCGTCCCCGCCAGAAAAACTCGCTGATTCCCTCGACGCCCTGCGCGAACTGCAGAGCCGCGGCAGTGTGGCGATCCGGTCGGGAGACCTGAGCCGTACTCACCGGCAACGCTTGGTCCAGAACGGCTTTCTCCGCGAGGTGATGAAGGGCTGGTACGTCCCGGCGCGTCCCGATGAAGCTCCGGGAGACAGCACCGCATGGTATGCGTCCTTTTGGGACTTCTGCGCCTCGTACCTGACCGCCCGTTTCGGCGACGAGTGGTGTCTCTCGCCCGAGCAGTCGCTGGCGCTTCAGGGTGGCAACCGCACCGTCCCCGGCCAATTGGTGGTTCGGACACCAAGAGGAGGCAACAAGCCCACGGCGCTTCCGCACGGCACATCCCTGTTCGATGTGCGAAACGCGATGCCCCCGGCCACCGAGGTCAACGTCATCGAGGGGCTGCGGCTGTTTTCGGTGCCGGCGGCTCTGACCAGCGTCACTGAACAGTTTTTCCAGCGCGCGTCCACGGATGTCCGTGCCGCCATGGCGAGCGTGAAAGACGCGTCGGACATCCTGGCGCTGTTGCTCGAGGGCGGCCACAGCACGATTGCCGGCCGGCTGGCGGGCGCCTTCCGAAACCTCGGCGAATCACGAATCGCTGACGACATCGTCAAGACGATGGAGAAGGCTGGCTATACGGTCAACGAGAGCGATCCGTTCATCGATCGCCGGACGATGGTGGCGACGCGCGCGGTCTCGCCGTATGTCAATCGCGTCCGCTTGATGTGGGACGCGATGAGGACACCCGTCCTCGATGTCTTCCCGGTGGCACCGGGAATTCCTGGCAACCGCGATGCCTATCTCAGGGCGGTCGACGACGCGTATATCGCGGATGCGTATCACTCTCTTTCCATCGAGGGTTATCGCGTCAACGCGGAGCTGATTGAACGGGTGCGAAGCGGATCCTGGAACCCGGCGGAGAACACACCGGACCGCCAGAGCCGAGATGCGCTCGCCGCGCGTGGCTACTTCGACGCGTTCACCAGTGTGAAGACGAGTGTCCGGAAGGTGCTTGGCGGAAGCAACGCCGGCGAGATCGTCCGCGACGACCACGGTGATTGGTACCGCCAACTGTTTGGGCCAAGCGTCACGGCCGGCATCATCCGCGCGGCTGATCTGGCCGGTTATCGAACGGGACCCGTGTACATCCGGCGTTCCATGCACGTCCCGTTACCACGAGAGGCGGTCCGGGATTGCCTGCCGGTCTTGTTCGATCTGCTTGCCAACGAACCCGAGCCGGCGGTGAGGGTGGTGCTCGGACCTTTCGTGTTCGTTTACATTCATCCCTACATGGATGGCAACGGCAGGATGGGGCGGTTTCTCATGAATCTGATGCTGGCGTCGGGCGGCTATCCGTGGACCGTCATTCCGGTCGAAAGGCTCGGCGATTATCTGCCGGCGCTGGAATCGGCGAGCGTCCGCCAGGACATCACTCCGTTCGCGACGTTCATCAGTGACCTGGTCGCCGCGCGCCTGCGGGGGGGAACGGCCCCGGCGGTTCCCGGCTGA
- a CDS encoding GSU2203 family decaheme c-type cytochrome, which translates to MSHTRTALLCLAGFFMASSAVITQTAPPTATVVGQEACATCHEEVVRQFDRSQHGALAAFETRGLPSRCESCHGPGSLHAESGDKALIRTFEVADDPASVKACLTCHRQDKAMAWAGSVHSTSGVGCGSCHTVHQSRQVAGALTRADGLKPVHSTAPAPKNALVKQDSPLGKGEAQTCYKCHKEQRAQFAQSSHHPVREGLMSCSSCHEVHGRNLSLIKTDERINDLCTTCHAKQAGPFVFEHAPVTESCLTCHAPHGTVANNLLKQGEPFLCLQCHEMHFHNARVAPTVPYSLPTGGSSNPNGNLSFMAAFNTRCSNCHNKVHGSDMPSQGVSGRGKGLTK; encoded by the coding sequence ATGAGTCATACCCGTACCGCGCTCCTCTGCCTGGCGGGCTTCTTCATGGCGTCGTCCGCGGTCATCACGCAGACGGCTCCTCCCACGGCAACGGTCGTGGGACAAGAGGCCTGCGCCACGTGCCATGAGGAAGTTGTCCGTCAGTTCGACCGATCCCAACACGGCGCCCTTGCTGCCTTCGAGACGCGAGGCCTGCCCTCGCGCTGCGAATCGTGTCACGGTCCGGGCAGCCTCCACGCCGAGAGTGGCGACAAGGCGCTGATTCGTACCTTCGAAGTGGCGGACGATCCCGCGTCCGTCAAGGCCTGCCTGACCTGCCACCGGCAGGACAAGGCCATGGCGTGGGCGGGCAGCGTGCATTCGACGTCGGGCGTGGGCTGCGGCTCGTGCCACACGGTGCATCAATCGCGGCAGGTGGCGGGCGCCCTGACGAGGGCCGATGGCCTCAAGCCGGTGCACTCCACGGCCCCCGCACCGAAGAACGCCCTCGTGAAACAAGACAGCCCGCTCGGCAAGGGCGAGGCCCAGACCTGCTATAAATGCCACAAGGAACAGCGCGCCCAATTCGCGCAGAGCTCGCACCACCCGGTGCGCGAGGGCCTGATGTCGTGCAGCTCGTGTCACGAAGTGCACGGCCGCAATCTGAGCCTGATCAAGACTGACGAGCGCATCAACGACCTGTGCACCACCTGCCACGCCAAGCAGGCCGGCCCCTTCGTCTTCGAGCACGCGCCTGTCACCGAGAGCTGCCTCACCTGTCACGCGCCGCACGGGACCGTGGCGAACAACCTGCTCAAGCAGGGTGAGCCCTTCCTGTGCCTGCAGTGTCACGAGATGCATTTCCACAACGCGCGCGTGGCGCCCACGGTTCCCTACAGCCTGCCGACGGGCGGCTCCAGCAATCCCAACGGCAACCTGAGCTTCATGGCGGCGTTCAACACCCGCTGCAGCAATTGCCACAACAAGGTGCACGGCTCCGACATGCCCTCGCAGGGCGTCTCGGGTCGCGGCAAGGGCCTGACCAAGTGA